A genomic window from Etheostoma spectabile isolate EspeVRDwgs_2016 chromosome 13, UIUC_Espe_1.0, whole genome shotgun sequence includes:
- the LOC116701019 gene encoding uncharacterized protein LOC116701019, translating to MTDYHVVGLVLLSLALLISLCLNVIFCIRQAATLCRDTEECCFTNISGESLSQNDGHYLNSLNRDEQQESPHNHHEQQENPIYGNISSDRRDSVELCYETMTMNTRDPRKSLEPDLNYASLDLKIARKRLKKNRHAKGRNKLQDDLPVHLTPPTNAFMEAEADMDAYLPPRDSSTMVSHSSIYLNSQQIAQETEEMEREKAMNTERKNRGWEGIRTREEGRSGEWKGEQDTEERIDSKDGSNGSVFTQLLELEAIQNGSDHFISSFIHERDQQD from the exons ATGACAG ACTACCATGTGGTAGGTTTGGTGCTGTTATCTCTGGCCTTGTTGATCTCTTTGTGTCTCAATGTCATCTTCTGTATCAGACAAGCAGCCACTTTATGCAGAG ACACAGAAGAGTGCTGCTTCACTAACATTTCTGGAGAAAG CCTGTCACAGAATGATGGGCATTATTTGAATAGCCTAAATCGTGACGAGCAGCAGGAAAGTCCCCACAATCATCATGAGCAACAGGAAAATCCAATCTACGGCAACATCAGCTCAGACAGAAGAG ATTCTGTGGAGCTTTGCTATGAGACGATGACCATGAACACAAGAGATCCCAGGAAG TCTCTAGAGCCTGACCTGAATTATGCCTCGTTGGATCTAAAGATAGCAAGGAAACGCCTGAAGAAGAATCGCCATGCTAAAGGAAGAAACAAACTTCAAGATGACCTGCCGGTCCACCTCACACCCCCGACGAATGCTTTCATGGAGGCGGAGGCAGACATGGACGCTTACCTTCCTCCCAGAGACAGCAGTACCATGGTTTCACACAGTAGCATCTACCTGAACAGTCAACAGATCGCCcaagagacagaggagatggaaagagaaaaggccatgaacacagagaggaagaatAGGGGTTGGGAGGGAATAAGAACGAGGGAAGAAGGGCGAAGTGGAGAGTGGAAAGGAGAGCAAGACACTGAAGAAAGAATAGATAGCAAAGATGGTAGTAATGGGAGTGTATTCACACAGCTTTTGGAATTAGAGGCTATTCAGAACGGCTCAGATCATTTCATCAGCAGCTTCATCCACGAACGTGACCAGCAAGATTAG
- the timm10b gene encoding mitochondrial import inner membrane translocase subunit Tim10 B gives MDPDQQLRNLRDFLLVYNRMTETCFQRCSSNFNYRNLTMDEERCVDSCAGKLIRSNHRLMSTYVQLMPRMMQRRMEEIESKAAENAKAAEAAASAYVEPPTTEASPASQTPITLSPPPQVPRLLDQPFTSMTIDDVRVGPEAHGSVLKPTGSDIPVELNTADSKFTTAPQVKLSASSPLTPSIETVNLSVLNEAGNGPSYKASLAQPPIAGAQIESEISAPVFMPSKPMSLIEDVPLSTVAAPTVSKSIESLSGQERAPEVPPPSGQ, from the exons ATGGATCCTGACCAACAACTGAGAAAT CTGCGGGATTTCCTTTTGGTGTACAACCGCATGACCGAAACCTGCTTCCAGCGATGCAGCAGCAACTTCAACTACAGAAACCTTACCATGGACGAG GAGCGATGTGTGGACAGCTGTGCGGGGAAGCTGATCCGCTCTAACCACCGCCTGATGAGCACATATGTGCAGCTGATGCCTCGGATGATGCAGCGTCGGATGGAAGAGATTGAGAGCAAGGCTGCAGAAAATGCCAAGGCAGCAGAGGCAGCTGCTTCTGCATATGTGGAGCCCCCTACCACAGAGGCCTCACCAGCATCTCAAACCCCCATCACCTTATCTCCACCCCCACAGGTACCTCGACTGCTGGATCAACCTTTTACTTCAATGACGATTGACGATGTCAGAGTCGGACCAGAGGCCCATGGCTCAGTCTTAAAGCCAACAGGATCAGATATTCCAGTTGAGCTTAACACGGCTGATTCTAAATTCACGACAGCCCCACAAGTAAAATTATCAGCTTCCTCCCCACTCACACCCTCGATTGAAACTGTGAATCTCTCAGTGCTTAATGAAGCTGGCAATGGACCCTCTTATAAAGCGAGCTTGGCTCAGCCGCCGATAGCTGGTGCCCAAATTGAGTCTGAGATCTCAGCGCCTGTGTTTATGCCATCTAAACCAATGTCTTTAATAGAAGATGTGCCTCTGTCAACAGTAGCTGCACCTACAGTGTCCAAATCCATTGAGAGCCTGTCAGGCCAAGAGAGAGCCCCAGAGGTTCCCCCACCGTCAGGCCAGTAA